The genomic DNA CACAAAACATTGCTGATTATGTCGTAATGGGAAGAGATCTAGAGACAAAAGTACTCGCATATGCCGTGAAAGCACACATACAATATCGAGTCTTTATCAATGACAAAAAAACCATCGTATTCCCCGAAGGAGATAATTATTACTCTTAGTAATATGGAATAATATGGATATTACCTAAGTATGATATATGTTAGAATTTTCTTCTGATAATTTTTCTATGAAATCATCTATACCGTTATGAAGACGATAACGACGAATTCTTTCAACCTCAACTATGGATTTCAATATTTTTACAGTATCATCTAAATCATCGTTTACGATTACATAGTCGTAATCTTTCCATTGTTTTATTTCTGAATAAGCATTAAGTAATCTCAGTTTAACTTTTTCTTTATCTTCACCGTTTTTTTCTGTACGAACATTCAATCGAGAACGAAGCTCACGCATTGTTGGTGGTAAAATAAAACAAGATACTATATCAGACTTCATCTGTTTTTGAATATTCAAGGCTCCTTGCCA from Candidatus Liberibacter americanus str. Sao Paulo includes the following:
- the gmk gene encoding guanylate kinase codes for the protein MKRNNFLPIAVNRRGIMLIISSPSGVGKSTITNRIIQSDDNFDMSVSVTTRDRRPNEVDGKDYHFLDFNKFEELMQKDAFIEWAEVHGNFYGTFRSPINKVISQGRDMIFDIDWQGALNIQKQMKSDIVSCFILPPTMRELRSRLNVRTEKNGEDKEKVKLRLLNAYSEIKQWKDYDYVIVNDDLDDTVKILKSIVEVERIRRYRLHNGIDDFIEKLSEENSNIYHT